A single region of the Sphaeramia orbicularis chromosome 6, fSphaOr1.1, whole genome shotgun sequence genome encodes:
- the ankrd26 gene encoding ankyrin repeat domain-containing protein 26 isoform X4, with product MKKIFSFTKKKKYPSGTPDNGSVLSVGYDLKDKDLGKVHKAASVGDLAKLKQLAKKSDINQLDKENRTALHIACASGHVEVVQFLVESKAKLNLCDNQNRSALMKAVQGQHERCVNILLENHAEPDLIDINGNTALHLAANIPSISTARLLLEHEADLNAPNKEGFTPLSVAVREDHIEMAEFLLKEGADVNFTGQEERSPLMMAAGNGQIAMLRLLLRYDADITLKDSKGWSADDYAVMNGHHPCSLLIIEHGTQKNDGSSLLHQDGSKKKKKILLGSPSQDAEAGFSLGGPATDKDEHGSNEAGRDFEDNSQSESLSRVSKSAADEWPSSDNDEESVSIEKKPQKVNLRKMIATKKGEADHGAEQGKRKRSEQPSSSKAKSEGSPEAENSEEEEEEEEDDDEEDDEEEEEEEEEDDDEEEEDDEEEDEEEDEEDEEEEDEEDEGEEDNECEEDNDKCVASVETAGFEDIPKPSPVSNLKKTNSANTQKISNTDNLKSHVSSLDHAPVGESVNASENAAKTETQTDDSDRPVETSHYAIPVTLGIEEDCIVSAIRVESKFSDEDDSVGKECMWTSGKNVKSGRGSAGSSKTSNKKTLSPIKPEEKSDKEMEKDDDENDDDLWSKKEDTGDTVWNDSDDEENQTGGLGRNTVLAKLRNISPEHSHSDVEDVSNEEGEKKRRSSWGSSLDSDTDLANDDQGNEKIPEQKRDLKATKLFSEDALPQPNEDHHDTSRDTPRLSSSKCVSPQRVMGKSMSPSKLSSASSPRSLTTPAKAAADESDWDSSSENHDVKYSRSPNKKGPLSAVSGEDAGKVTREPLGSAASFSKKVQDTQRKKSHDPSPTASPAKQKLQDSENPKDDDNSWDDDEDDSNQECMPTFSSQSKGQQSQKTGKDLSKFRKTKGSKDNKNIPLSVIDGNDDFPETRGLEEEKPVGVKKGDPSKDETDEDSDSMDEKLQYDFVSSTMKLSDVGDDSVRKGHKLEKEQEARLISYVPLQTRSAIATKTTVSVAKLREVFSRPLTKDSGPAGQQTDSDGNTFSDEALPQTDIDDVDIDSPDESLGMKCPEIRNTEEYPKQKDDSTEDEDDQNDEKDDKEDDVSEDDEQPEESGDSRDAISPIPEGEVCKDKKRDFLSELGLDRGDEGEQESWDSESGSENPKLQHEENQSVLTKDQEEIPTVKEDNKETVSSSKADNGGAEVDKDDTTQRETEKAKWEPLLSKLEGGSDRKTDLMEELGLGDVDDLEDASDWDSASTTSKRTLPGRRVASPGLEEFPESFSSPIKEEGEGNFPTSTLTPQSSIKSNKRSLPTLSQMAPHPQPRARKMVPQKPESQEDSDWESDDLMSPSKTEKPDNHSQETVHQQAEIRPDSAELTQRCSEGHVEAEEQQQKIGKGTAKTSLREQKSSASWDTGGIASEDVGAEKLETMLGCRKEMSSQTALLEQQPADIKSTNGAPVQLQLPLQQTYIKNKQDVQAVEETIQLELVRGAQRSRAPQTNTHINGDPLSVFDDTSLSEVSDDEGRMPTEIKQKNESPDEVEMAEDFDELTQSSDTATDDLDSPTAGYRHASLLIQKLDSATLDSRSMVKLQNIFHEYERSIQKLKSRHGYLADKVSQLEMERVELKSSLDEMKDVKSALERNQLELQTEVTNLKFQLKQEQENRRNATMMYNTTKDKLKRTEEHQQFEVQERQKVELTLRNLELEMRTLVNNMKQLEEDHSETQRLLAQERSARALQENLLSSHLRKQQEIEEESKRNISRSNEALTQLTEASDREKELLQQTATLQEQLTILRADLERSQASSSLKESHLLEENEGLKEHLEDARRDLKLNSEALTQTVFNCNNQLTGLKSELTKMTAQLENERQNREALETEVESVRTRLAGAVQEAERCLAAHADTEKALLREKEETQRLKDRLTGEAVNQRDTVSSLSQKLSKAEAQTNSMENEVHRVTLQLTEKGLLLDVLQREKDQAAARVKELETLLQAEKELVTRAGARHEATQERLAQAQSEVMLLRQQLEEAQNKGDAKERAVTDAQERFSDILAKLRSDCEERVQLVEERNKELASKAADLRDQIYKLEEEKNERETSLRQMQQELADSLKKLSMSEASLEVNTRYRSDLEEEKGRFLKDIDRLKGKLEESEDQYVQAEKRINALKTSLDEREKELTTAAHKLQEALSASAVSDTTIKQLEEAVQKLEIENARLEAAAKQQSNKIDALQKGAQEAAMPSDCTPGGGVRGHLEDLVTNLQSSKMTLEDQLSREVQKQSMLSHTAQDSQALWEEELKSRSKLGLRLAELEKEKGELTSQMEIEKKKAKKIAEQKKSVDSRLEQEMNRNTELQKEMYRLRTLLKTAKKKLRDQDMGGAEFGSPMGSLRMDMGRYSQADGRMKEKVDDLQMQLERETSRRSQLEKANDELKDQLASLKRSNHSSEQLERSKHQLEEELLDLRRRLEAAQAEQNQVDHVRRDAEDRARQEIQQKLEQVNLFLQTQAASQEALDQIKAANEANLRSQLEHKIRELENELGRVRSTQQDSLNQREMTRTELDRYRQLYGEELRLRKSLAAKLERSNSRLSDANSKLLSERSRSLIASSFANSSLGGPSLDRGSLGPLNRSLGLGLSLLNPVSEGQSSRVEDYLAKMQSELDRNISKELSNATAELDVASARMSPVGSASRVDLDPLSRAKQQYLEVLKKNHRI from the exons ATGAAGAAGATATTTAGCTTTACTAAGAAAAAGAAATACCCATCTGGTACCCCTGACAATGGGAGTGTGCTTTCTGTGGGCTATGATCTGAAGGACAAGGACCTAGGAAAGGTTCACAAAGCTGCATCTGTAGGTGATTTGGCAAAGTTGAAGCAGCTTGCCAAGAAAAGTGATATCAACCAGCTTGATAAAGAAAACAG AACAGCACTTCATATTGCTTGTGCAAGTGGACATGTTGAAGTGGTGCAGTTCCTCGTTGAGAGCAAAGCCAAGCTTAACCTATGTGACAATCAGAATCGATCCGCCTTAATGAAG GCGGTGCAGGGCCAACATGAGCGCTGTGTTAATATACTTCTGGAAAATCATGCTGAACCAGATCTCATAGACATCAATGGGAACACAGCCTTACATTTGGCCGCAAATATCCCATCTATCTCCACCGCCCGCTTGCTACTAGAACATGAGGCTGATCTCAATGCCCCAAACAAG GAGGGGTTCACACCGTTGAGTGTTGCAGTCCGTGAGGATCATATAGAGATGGCTGAGTTTCTATTAAAAGAAGGTGCTGATGTGAACTTTACTGGTCAAGAAGAAAG GTCCCCACTAATGATGGCTGCTGGCAATGGGCAAATTGCTATGTTGCGACTGCTCTTGCGCTATGATGCAGATATTACACTAAAAGATTCCAAAGGATGGTCAGCAGATGACTATGCAGTAATGAATGGGCATCATCC TTGTTCTCTTCTTATCATTGAGCATGGTACCCAAAAGAATGATGGTTCCTCCCTCTTACATCAAGATGGaagcaagaagaagaaaaaaatactgcTGGGCAGTCCTTCCCAAGATGCTGAAGCAGGCTTCTCTTTAGGCGGACCAGCCACTGACAAAGATG AGCATGGATCAAATGAAGCAGGGAGAG attTTGAGGATAACTCTCAGTCTGAGTCACTTAGCCG GGTATCAAAAAGTGCTGCTGATGAGTGGCCTTCATCTGATAATGATGAAGAATCAGTTTCAATTGAAAAG AAACCACAGAAGGTGAACCTTAGGAAAATGATTGCAACTAAAAAAGGAGAAG CAGACCATGGAGCTGAGCAGGGGAAAAGAAAACGTTCTGAGCAGCCTTCAAGTAGTAAAGCAAAATCAGAGGGAAGTCCAGAGGCGGAGAAttctgaggaagaagaagaagaggaggaagatgatgatgaagaggatgatgaggaggaagaggaggaggaggaggaagacgatgatgaagaggaggaggatgacgaggaagaggatgaagaagaagatgaagaggatgaagaagaggaagatgaagaggatgaggGTGAAGAAGATAATGAATGTGAGGAAGATAATGACAAATGTGTGGCATCTGTTGAGACCGCTGGTTTTGAAGACATACCAAAACCATCTCCCGTGAGTAACCTTAAGAAAACTAACAGTGCTAATACTCAAAAGATAAGTAACACTGACAACCTTAAAAGCCATGTTTCCAGTCTGGACCATGCACCTGTGGGCGAGAGCGTAAATGCCTCTGAGAATGCTGCCAAAACAGAAACTCAAACTGATGACAGTGACCGTCCAGTTGAAACATCACATTATGCAATCCCAGTCACATTGGGAATAGAAGAGGACTGCATTGTGTCGGCCATAAGGGTCGAATCTAAATTTTCTGATGAAGATGACAGCGTTGGGAAGGAATGTATGTGGACGTCGGGTAAAAATGTAAAGTCAGGCCGAGGTTCAGCCGGCAGTTCTAAAACATCCAACAAAAAAACTCTTTCACCAATTAAGCCTGAGGAGAAGTCTGACAAAGAGATGGAAAaggatgatgatgaaaatgacgATGACTTGTGGAGCAAAAAAGAAGATACTGGTGACACTGTGTGGAATGATAGTGACGATGAAGAAAATCAAACAGGCGGACTGGGTCGTAACACAGTACTTGCTAAGCTAAGGAATATATCACCTGAACATAGCCATTCTGATGTTGAAGATGTATCAAatgaagaaggagaaaaaaaacgtAGGTCCTCATGGGGTTCTTCATTAGACAGTGACACAGACTTAGCCAATGATGATCAGGGAAACGAAAAGATTCCAGAGCAGAAAAGAGATCTTAAAGCAACAAAGCTGTTTTCAGAAGACGCATTACCTCAACCAAACGAGGACCACCATGATACGTCACGGGACACTCCTAGATTATCATCCTCAAAATGTGTCTCACCTCAGCGCGTGATGGGTAAATCTATGTCACCTTCAAAGTTAAGTTCAGCAAGCTCTCCTCGGTCACTAACGACACCAGCGAAAGCAGCTGCAGATGAGTCTGATTGGGATTCTTCATCTGAAAATCATGACGTAAAATACAGCCGTTCCCCTAATAAAAAGGGGCCACTGTCAGCGGTATCTGGAGAAGATGCTGGAAAAGTAACTAGAGAGCCACTGGGTTCTGCTGCCTCCTTTAGTAAGAAAGTTCAAGACACTCAAAGGAAGAAGTCACATGACCCCTCACCTACAGCATCACCAGCAAAGCAAAAACTACAAGACTCAGAGAATCCAAAAGATGATGACAATAGTtgggatgatgatgaagatgacagtaATCAGGAATGCATGCCTACTTTTTCCAGTCAAAGTAAAGGACAGCAGTCACAAAAAACTGGAAAAGATCTCTCCAAATTTCGAAAAActaaaggaagtaaagacaataAAAATATCCCTCTGTCTGTGATTGACGGTAATGATGATTTCCCAGAGACAAGAGGACTGGAGGAAGAAAAACCTGTAGGTGTGAAGAAAGGTGATCCAAGTAAAGATGAGACAGATGAGGATTCTGACAGCATGGATGAAAAGCTACAGTACGATTTTGTCAGTTCAACAATGAAACTGTCTGATGTAGGAGATGACTCTGTACGTAAAGGTCATAAGTTAGAAAAAGAACAGGAGGCTAGATTAATTTCTTATGTTCCATTACAAACTCGAAGTGCCATCGCTACTAAAACAACAGTGTCAGTTGCCAAGCTTAGGGAGGTGTTTTCCCGCCCACTCACCAAAGACAGTGGTCCAGCTGGTCAGCAGACCGATTCAGATGGGAACACATTTTCTGATGAAGCACTACCTCAAACTGACATTGATGATGTTGATATAGATTCACCTGATGAGAGTTTAGGCATGAAATGTCCAGAGATCAGGAACACTGAAGAGTATCCCAAGCAG aaagatGATTCcactgaggatgaggatgatcaGAATGATGAAAAAGATGACAAGGAGGACGATGTCTCCGAGGacgatgaacaacctgaagagaGTGGAGACTCACGTGATGCCATTTCACCCATTCCTGAGGGAGAAGTCTGTAAAGATAAGAAAAGAG ATTTCCTTTCTGAGCTGGGTCTGGACAGAGGAGACGAAGGGGAGCAGGAATCTTGGGACTCTGAG TCCGGATCAGAAAATCCCAAATTACAACATGAAGAGAATCAAAGCGTACTCACTAAGGATCAAGAAGAGATACCCACTGTTAAAGAAGACAATAAAGAaa CTGTCAGCAGCAGTAAGGCAGATAATGGAGGAGCAGAGGTTGATAAAGATGATACTACGCAGAGAGAG ACCGAAAAGGCAAAATGGGAACCACTTTTAAGCAAACTTGAAGGAGGGAGTGACAGAAAGACAG ACTTAATGGAGGAGCTTGGTTTGGGTGATGTTGATGATCttgaag ATGCATCAGACTGGGACTCAGCCAGTACCACCAGTAAAAGAACTCTGCCTGGTCGCAGAGTTGCTTCACCTGGACTTGAGGAGTTCCCAGAATCCTTCAGTTCCCCAATTAAGGAGGAAGGGGAAGGCAATTTTCCAACATCAACCCTTACACCACAGAGCAGCATCAAGTCTAACAAGAGATCCCTCCCCACACTCTCTCAAATGGCCCCTCACCCCCAGCCTCGTGCAAGGAAGATGGTGCCTCAGAAACCAGAGAGTCAAGAAG ACTCTGACTGGGAATCAGACGATTTAATGTCTCCttccaaaacagagaaacctgacaATCACTCACAAGAAACAGTTCATCAACAGGCAGAGATTAGACCAG ATTCTGCTGAGCTCACACAAAGATGCAGTGAAGGTCATGTAGAGGCtgaagaacagcagcagaag ATTGGCAAAGGCACAGCAAAGACTTCATTGAGGGAGCAAAAATCAAGTGCTTCCTGGGATACTGGCGGAATTGCATCAGAGGATGTGGGTGCTGAGAAACTTGAGACCATGTTAGGATGCAGAAAAGAGATGTCAAGTCAAACAGCTCTGCTGGAGCAGCAGCCTGCGGACATAAAAAG CACCAATGGAGCACCAGTGCAATTGCAGCTCCCCCTCCAGCAGACCTACATTAAGAACAAACAGGATGTGCAAGCTGTAGAGGAGACCATACAGCTGGAGCTGGTCAGAGGGGCCCAGCGCAGCAGAGCCCCTCAGACCAACACCCACATTAATGGAGATCCTCTCTCTGTGTTTGACGATACTTCTTTAAGTGAAGTGTCTGACGATGAAGGAAG AATGCCgacagaaataaaacagaaaaatgag AGTCCAGACGAGGTGGAGATGGCAGAAGACTTTGATGAACTCACCCAGTCCTCAGACACAGCCACAGATGACCTTGACTCTCCCACGGCAGGCTATCGCCATGCATCTCTACTCATTCAGAAGTTGGACTCTGCCACTTTAG ACTCCAGGAGCATGGTAAAGCTGCAGAACATTTTCCATGAGTATGAGCGCTCCATCCAAAAGCTTAAAAGCCGGCATGGGTACCTAGCAGACAAAGTAAGTCAGCTGGAAATGGAGCGGGTGGAGCTGAAGAGCTCTCTGGATGAAATGAAGGATGTTAAGTCTGCATTAGAGCGCAATCAGCTGGAGTTGCAAACGGAAGTCACAAATCTAAA ATTTCAGCTCAAACAAGAGCAGGAAAATCGCCGCAATGCCACTATGATGTACAACACCACCAAAGATAAGCTGAAGAGGACAGAGGAGCACCAACAGTTTGAGGTTCAGGAGAGACAGAAGGTGGAGCTCACTCTCAGGAACTTGGAGCTGGAGATGAGGACACTGGTTAACAATATGAAACAG CTTGAGGAAGACCACAGTGAGACCCAGAGGCTGCTGGCCCAGGAGCGGAGTGCACGAGCCTTGCAGGAAAACCTGCTCAGTAGCCATCTTCGTAAACAGCAAGAGATTGAGGAGGAGAGCAAAAGAAACATAAGCAGAAGCAACGAG GCCTTAACTCAGCTCACTGAGGCCAGTGACAGGGAGAAGGAGCTACTTCAGCAGACTGCTACTTTACAAGAACAGTTGACCATCCTGAGAGCAGATCTGGAGCGTTCACAAGCAAGCAGCAGCCTTAAAGAAAGCCACCTCTTGGAGGAGAATGAGGGCCTCAAGGAACACCTAGAAGACGCTCGACGAGATCTCAAACTCAACAGTGAAGCTCTGACCCAGACAGTCTTCAACTGCAATAATCAACTGACAGGCTTAAAATCTGAATTGACTAAAATGACAGCCCAGTTGGAAAATGAGCGACAAAACCGTGAAGCACTGGAGACAGAAGTTGAATCAGTTCGTACCCGCCTGGCTGGGGCTGTACAGGAGGCTGAGCGTTGCCTGGCTGCCCACGCAGATACTGAGAAAGCTCTGCTGCGGGAAAAGGAAGAGACCCAGCGCCTTAAAGACAGGCTTACAG GTGAAGCAGTCAACCAACGGGACACAGTCAGCAGCCTGTCCCAGAAACTGTCCaaagcagaggcacagacaaacAGCATGGAGAATGAAGTTCATCGGGTCACACTGCAGCTGACAGAGAAGGGACTACTGCTGGACGTCCTGCAGAGAGAGAAGGACCAGGCAGCTGCACGTGTCAAAGAGCTAGAAACTCTTCTGCAGGCTGAAAAAGAGCTGGTCACCCGGGCTGGTGCACGCCATGAAGCCACACAGGAGCGGCTCGCCCAGGCCCAGAGTGAAGTTATGTTACTACGGCAGCAGTTAGAGGAGGCCCAAAACAAAGGAGATGCAAAGGAGCGTGCTGTGACAGATGCTCAAGAGCGCTTCAGTGACATTCTGGCCAAGTTGAGATCGGACTGTGAAGAGAGGGTCCAGTTAGTAGAGGAGAGAAATAAGGAGCTGGCCAGTAAGGCTGCTGATCTACGAGATCAGATCTACAAGTTAGAAGAGGAAAAGAATGAAAGAGAG ACCAGTCTGAGGCAGATGCAGCAGGAGTTAGCAGACTCACTGAAGAAGCTGTCAATGAGTGAAGCTTCTCTGGAGGTGAACACACGCTATCGCAGTGACCTGGAGGAAGAGAAGGGCCGTTTCCTTAAAGACATTGACAGACTCAAGGGAAAG CTGGAAGAAAGTGAAGACCAGTATGTGCAGGCCGAGAAACGAATTAACGCTCTGAAGACCAGTCTGGATGAAAGGGAGAAGGAACTCACCACTGCTGCTCACAAACTCCAGGAGGCACTGTCAGCCTCAGCAGTTTCTGATACTACCATCAAACAGCTGGAGGAAGCTGTGCAGAA GCTGGAGATAGAGAATGCCAGGCTGGAAGCTGCTGCAAAGCAACAGTCCAACAAAATAGATGCTCTACAGAAAGGGGCTCAGGAGGCTGCCATG CCATCTGACTGCACACCTGGAGGAGGG GTCAGAGGTCATTTGGAGGACTTGGTTACAAACCTCCAAAGCAGTAAGATGACTTTGGAAGACCAACTCAGTAGAGAG GTCCAGAAGCAGAGCATGCTGTCCCACACGGCTCAGGACTCACAGGCCTTATGGGAAGAGGAGCTGAAAAGTCGTTCAAAGTTAGGACTACGCCTGGCAGAgcttgaaaaagaaaaaggagaactTACCTCACAG ATGGAAATAGAAAAGAAGAAGGCGAAAAAAATAGCAGAGCAGAAGAAGTCCGTAGACTCCCGCCTGGAGCAGGAGATGAACAGAAACACAGAGCTTCAAAAAGAAATGTACAG GTTGCGAACTCTGCTGAAGACTGCAAAGAAGAAACTACGGGATCAGGACATGGGCGGAGCTGAGTTTGGCTCTCCTATGGGCAGTCTAAGGATGGACATGGGCAGATACAGCCAGGCTGACGGGAGAATGAAAGAAAAG GTGGACGATCTGCAGATGCAGCTGGAGAGAGAAACATCGCGTCGCAGTCAGTTAGAGAAGGCCAATGATGAGCTTAAGGATCAGCTCGCCTCCCTGAAACGCTCCAATCACAGTAGTGAGCAGCTGGAGAGGAGCAAGCATCAACTGGAGGAGGAGTTACTGGACCTGAGACGCCGACTGGAGGCCGCCCAGGCAGAGCAGAACCAGGTGGACCATGTCCGCCGTGATGCAGAGGACAGGGCCCGGCAGGAGATACAACAGAAGTTGGAGCAGGTCAACCTCTTCCTGCAG ACTCAGGCGGCTTCCCAAGAAGCACTGGATCAGATTAAAGCGGCCAATGAGGCTAACCTGCGCTCCCAGCTGGAACACAAAATCCGGGAGCTGGAGAATGAACTGGGCCGGGTTCGCTCCACCCAGCAGGACAGCCTCAACCAAAGAGAGATGACACGCACAGAACTAGACCGATACCGCCAACTCTACGGGGAGGAACTGCGCCTCCGCAAGTCTCTGGCTGCCAAATTAGAAAG ATCCAATAGTCGGCTCTCAGACGCCAATTCCAAGTTGCTCAGCGAACGCAGCAGGTCTCTTATTGCCAGCAGCTTTGCAAACAGTAGCCTGGGAGGGCCCTCGCTGGACAGGGGCTCCCTGGGACCCCTTAACAGGAGTCTAGGCCTGGGACTGTCCCTCCTGAACCCTGTGAGCGAGGGACAGAGCAGCAGGGTGGAGGACTACCTCGCAAAG ATGCAAAGTGAGTTGGACAGAAACATCTCGAAGGAATTAAGCAACG